One Rosa chinensis cultivar Old Blush chromosome 3, RchiOBHm-V2, whole genome shotgun sequence DNA window includes the following coding sequences:
- the LOC112191758 gene encoding beta-fructofuranosidase, insoluble isoenzyme 3 isoform X1 — MDTTKWFLLLACCCVFVIHNINGVEASHKVYPEFQSLRAVKIKQVHRTGFHFQPPSHWINDPNAPMYFGGLYHFFYQYNPKGAVWGNIVWAHSVSKDLINWQALEPAIYPSKPFDINGCWSGSATLLPGNKPIILYTGLDPEKRQVQNYALPANVSDPYLRKWVKPDNNPLVVPDASMNASQFRDPTTAWWSNGHWKMLVGGKRKHRGMAHLYRSKDFVYWVKAQHPLHSAPKTGMWECPDFYPVSLKGKVGLETSKDGGNVKHVLKVSLDETRYDYYTVGKYFPKQDRYVPDKELVDGWAGLRYDYGNFYASKTFFDPAKNRRILWGWANESDTPNNDVEKGWAGVQAIPRTVWLSPDGKQLLQWPVEELETLRGQKVQMKNQNLKVGDHVEVKGIHAAQADVEVIFSFKSLHKAEKFDPKWSNLDAQAICGLTGSKIGGGIGPFGLLTLASQNLEEFTPVFFRVFKTQGNKHKVLLCSDARSSSLQDNLYKPSFAGFVDVDLSGKKLSLRSLIDHSVVESFGAGGKTCITSRVYPTLAVDNKAHLYVFNNGTEAVTIESLDAWTMNAPKLMNQYSQV; from the exons ATGGATACCACTAAATGGTTCCTTCTACTCGCTTGTTGCTGTGTTTTTGTGATACATAACATCAATGGAGTCGAAGCTTCACACAAGGTATACCCAGAGTTTCAGTCTCTTCGTGCTGTGAAGATCAAGCAAGTCCACAGAACTGGTTTTCACTTTCAACCTCCCAGCCACTGGATTAATG ACCCAAATG CACCTATGTATTTTGGGGGTCTCTACCACTTTTTCTATCAGTACAATCCCAAAGGAGCTGTTTGGGGAAACATTGTATGGGCCCATTCAGTCTCTAAGGATCTGATCAATTGGCAAGCCCTTGAACCCGCCATATACCCATCCAAGCCCTTTGACATAAACGGGTGCTGGTCCGGATCCGCCACCCTTCTCCCGGGAAACAAGCCCATCATCCTCTACACCGGACTTGACCCGGAAAAGCGCCAGGTCCAAAACTACGCCTTGCCCGCAAATGTTTCCGACCCATATCTACGCAAATGGGTTAAGCCCGACAACAACCCGCTAGTGGTTCCGGATGCAAGTATGAATGCATCCCAGTTCCGTGACCCGACAACCGCTTGGTGGAGCAATGGGCACTGGAAGATGTTGGTGGGTGGCAAGAGAAAGCATAGAGGAATGGCTCATTTGTATAGGAGCAAGGATTTTGTTTATTGGGTCAAGGCCCAGCACCCGCTTCACTCTGCCCCGAAAACGGGTATGTGGGAATGCCCGGATTTTTACCCGGTTTCATTGAAGGGCAAGGTAGGGTTGGAGACATCAAAAGATGGTGGGAATGTGAAGCATGTTTTGAAAGTGAGCCTTGATGAGACTCGGTATGACTACTACACTGTTGGAAAatactttcctaaacaagataGGTATGTTCCTGATAAGGAATTGGTGGATGGTTGGGCTGGATTGAGATATGATTATGGGAACTTCTATGCTTCCAAAACTTTCTTTGATCCTGCAAAGAATAGAAGAATTTTGTGGGGCTGGGCTAATGAGTCTGATACTCCTAACAATGATGTTGAAAAGGGATGGGCTGGAGTTCAG GCAATCCCAAGGACTGTGTGGCTGAGTCCTGATGGGAAACAATTGTTACAATGGCCTGTTGAAGAATTGGAAACTTTAAGGGGACAAAAGGTCCAGATGAAGAATCAAAATCTCAAAGTGGGAGATCATGTTGAAGTTAAAGGAATACATGCTGCCCAG GCCGACGTTGAAGTTATATTCTCTTTCAAGAGCTTGCACAAAGCAGAGAAGTTTGACCCTAAATGGTCAAACCTTGATGCCCAAGCAATATGTGGGCTAACGGGTTCAAAAATTGGAGGTGGCATTGGCCCATTTGGGCTATTGACTTTAGCTTCACAAAACCTAGAGGAATTCACTCCTGTCTTCTTTAGGGTGTTCAAAACTCAAGGCAATAAGCATAAGGTTCTCCTGTGCTCTGATGCAAGAAG TTCCTCTTTGCAGGATAATCTGTACAAACCATCATTTGCTGGTTTTGTAGATGTAGACTTATCTGGTAAGAAGCTCTCCCTCAGGAGTTTG ATTGATCATTCTGTTGTTGAGAGTTTTGGAGCTGGAGGAAAAACATGCATTACTTCTAGGGTTTACCCCACTCTAGCTGTTGACAATAAAGCTCACTTGTATGTGTTCAACAATGGGACTGAGGCTGTCACTATTGAGAGTCTCGATGCGTGGACTATGAATGCTCCTAAGTTGATGAACCAATATTCCCAGGTCTAG
- the LOC112191758 gene encoding beta-fructofuranosidase, insoluble isoenzyme 3 isoform X2, whose protein sequence is MDTTKWFLLLACCCVFVIHNINGVEASHKVYPEFQSLRAVKIKQVHRTGFHFQPPSHWINDPNAPMYFGGLYHFFYQYNPKGAVWGNIVWAHSVSKDLINWQALEPAIYPSKPFDINGCWSGSATLLPGNKPIILYTGLDPEKRQVQNYALPANVSDPYLRKWVKPDNNPLVVPDASMNASQFRDPTTAWWSNGHWKMLVGGKRKHRGMAHLYRSKDFVYWVKAQHPLHSAPKTGMWECPDFYPVSLKGKVGLETSKDGGNVKHVLKVSLDETRYDYYTVGKYFPKQDRYVPDKELVDGWAGLRYDYGNFYASKTFFDPAKNRRILWGWANESDTPNNDVEKGWAGVQAIPRTVWLSPDGKQLLQWPVEELETLRGQKVQMKNQNLKVGDHVEVKGIHAAQADVEVIFSFKSLHKAEKFDPKWSNLDAQAICGLTGSKIGGGIGPFGLLTLASQNLEEFTPVFFRVFKTQGNKHKVLLCSDARSSSLQDNLYKPSFAGFVDVDLSD, encoded by the exons ATGGATACCACTAAATGGTTCCTTCTACTCGCTTGTTGCTGTGTTTTTGTGATACATAACATCAATGGAGTCGAAGCTTCACACAAGGTATACCCAGAGTTTCAGTCTCTTCGTGCTGTGAAGATCAAGCAAGTCCACAGAACTGGTTTTCACTTTCAACCTCCCAGCCACTGGATTAATG ACCCAAATG CACCTATGTATTTTGGGGGTCTCTACCACTTTTTCTATCAGTACAATCCCAAAGGAGCTGTTTGGGGAAACATTGTATGGGCCCATTCAGTCTCTAAGGATCTGATCAATTGGCAAGCCCTTGAACCCGCCATATACCCATCCAAGCCCTTTGACATAAACGGGTGCTGGTCCGGATCCGCCACCCTTCTCCCGGGAAACAAGCCCATCATCCTCTACACCGGACTTGACCCGGAAAAGCGCCAGGTCCAAAACTACGCCTTGCCCGCAAATGTTTCCGACCCATATCTACGCAAATGGGTTAAGCCCGACAACAACCCGCTAGTGGTTCCGGATGCAAGTATGAATGCATCCCAGTTCCGTGACCCGACAACCGCTTGGTGGAGCAATGGGCACTGGAAGATGTTGGTGGGTGGCAAGAGAAAGCATAGAGGAATGGCTCATTTGTATAGGAGCAAGGATTTTGTTTATTGGGTCAAGGCCCAGCACCCGCTTCACTCTGCCCCGAAAACGGGTATGTGGGAATGCCCGGATTTTTACCCGGTTTCATTGAAGGGCAAGGTAGGGTTGGAGACATCAAAAGATGGTGGGAATGTGAAGCATGTTTTGAAAGTGAGCCTTGATGAGACTCGGTATGACTACTACACTGTTGGAAAatactttcctaaacaagataGGTATGTTCCTGATAAGGAATTGGTGGATGGTTGGGCTGGATTGAGATATGATTATGGGAACTTCTATGCTTCCAAAACTTTCTTTGATCCTGCAAAGAATAGAAGAATTTTGTGGGGCTGGGCTAATGAGTCTGATACTCCTAACAATGATGTTGAAAAGGGATGGGCTGGAGTTCAG GCAATCCCAAGGACTGTGTGGCTGAGTCCTGATGGGAAACAATTGTTACAATGGCCTGTTGAAGAATTGGAAACTTTAAGGGGACAAAAGGTCCAGATGAAGAATCAAAATCTCAAAGTGGGAGATCATGTTGAAGTTAAAGGAATACATGCTGCCCAG GCCGACGTTGAAGTTATATTCTCTTTCAAGAGCTTGCACAAAGCAGAGAAGTTTGACCCTAAATGGTCAAACCTTGATGCCCAAGCAATATGTGGGCTAACGGGTTCAAAAATTGGAGGTGGCATTGGCCCATTTGGGCTATTGACTTTAGCTTCACAAAACCTAGAGGAATTCACTCCTGTCTTCTTTAGGGTGTTCAAAACTCAAGGCAATAAGCATAAGGTTCTCCTGTGCTCTGATGCAAGAAG TTCCTCTTTGCAGGATAATCTGTACAAACCATCATTTGCTGGTTTTGTAGATGTAGACTTATCTG ATTGA
- the LOC112193879 gene encoding beta-fructofuranosidase, insoluble isoenzyme 3, whose product MDIVRKLLPVFLFAWCCVFVINKNGVEASHRIIERLQNVKALEVKDAHRTKFHFQPPQHWINDPNGPMYFNGVYHLFYQYNPKGSVWGNIVWAHSVSKDLINWEALEPAIYPSKPFDMNGCWSGSATILPGNKPVILYTGLDPEKRQVQNYAIPKDDTDPYLREWIKPDNNPLVVPSPEMNVSQFRDPTTAWWYNGHWRMAVGGKRGQRGMAYLYRSMDFKFWVKSKHPLHSAENTGMWECPDFFPLYKNGNKQGADTSRVGPDVKHAFKVSLDETRYEYYTLGMYKPEDDSYKVDPRMLDSRDGLRYDYGNFYASKTFFDPVKGRRILWGWANESDSADEDTEKGWAGIQAIPRQIWLSPDGKQVLQWPIQEVETLRGQKIDITNQLLEKGKPFEVRSITAAQADVEVTFTIPSVDKAEEYDPTWRDAETACAAKRSNVPGGVGPFGLLTLASQNLEEFTPVFFRIIKIKEQKYKVLMCSDAKFSTLKPFDEKQYRPSFAGLVDVDIAADKKISLRTLIDHSAVESFGAGGRTCILSRVYPTLAVNDAAHLFLFNNGTEPITVQTLTAWSMNAPKAMNQGEK is encoded by the exons ATGGATATCGTAAGAAAGTTGCTTCCAGTGTTTTTATTTGCTTGGTGTTGCGTTTTTGTTATAAACAAGAATGGAGTTGAAGCATCACATCGGATTATCGAACGTCTTCAAAATGTTAAGGCCCTTGAAGTGAAGGACGCCCACAGAACCAAGTTCCACTTTCAACCTCCACAGCATTGGATTAACG ATCCAAATG GACCCATGTACTTCAACGGGGTGTACCACTTATTCTACCAATACAATCCCAAAGGATCTGTGTGGGGAAACATCGTGTGGGCGCACTCCGTCTCTAAAGACCTAATCAACTGGGAAGCCCTAGAACCAGCCATATACCCCTCCAAACCCTTCGACATGAACGGTTGCTGGTCCGGATCCGCCACCATCCTCCCGGGCAACAAGCCCGTCATCCTCTACACAGGCCTCGACCCGGAAAAGCGCCAGGTCCAGAACTACGCCATCCCCAAAGACGACACCGACCCCTACCTCCGCGAATGGATCAAACCAGACAACAACCCATTGGTGGTGCCCTCCCCGGAAATGAACGTCAGCCAGTTCCGCGACCCCACCACAGCCTGGTGGTACAACGGCCACTGGAGGATGGCTGTAGGAGGAAAGAGAGGGCAGCGAGGCATGGCGTATCTGTACCGGAGCATGGACTTTAAGTTCTGGGTCAAGAGCAAGCACCCGCTCCATTCGGCTGAGAATACCGGCATGTGGGAGTGCCCGGACTTTTTCCCGTTGTATAAGAATGGGAACAAGCAGGGAGCGGACACCTCGAGAGTTGGGCCGGATGTGAAGCACGCGTTCAAGGTGAGCCTGGATGAGACGAGGTATGAGTACTACACACTGGGGATGTATAAGCCGGAAGATGACTCGTACAAAGTGGATCCGAGAATGCTGGACAGTCGGGACGGGTTGAGATATGATTATGGCAACTTTTATGCGTCCAAAACTTTCTTTGATCCTGTGAAGGGTAGAAGGATTTTGTGGGGTTGGGCTAATGAGTCTGATTCAGCTGACGAAGATACGGAAAAGGGGTGGGCCGGAATTCAG GCAATTCCACGACAGATCTGGCTCAGTCCTGATGGGAAGCAAGTGCTACAATGGCCTATCCAAGAAGTGGAAACTTTGAGGGGGCAAAAGATTGACATAACAAATCAACTTCTAGAAAAGGGAAAGCCTTTTGAAGTTCGTTCAATAACTGCTGCACAG GCCGATGTTGAAGTTACCTTCACCATTCCGAGCGTGGACAAAGCTGAGGAGTATGATCCTACCTGGCGGGATGCGGAAACGGCGTGTGCGGCAAAGCGTTCGAATGTTCCAGGTGGTGTTGGGCCATTCGGACTCTTGACATTGGCCTCTCAAAACCTAGAGGAGTTCACTCCCGTCTTCTTTAGGATTATCAAAATAAAAGAGCAAAAGTACAAGGTTCTTATGTGCTCTGACGcaaagttttcaactttgaAGCCGTTCGATGAGAAACAGTATAGACCATCGTTTGCCGGCTTAGTAGATGTAGATATAGCCGCCGACAAGAAGATTTCCCTCAGGACTTTGATTGATCATTCTGCTGTTGAAAGTTTTGGAGCAGGAGGAAGAACATGCATCTTATCTAGGGTTTATCCGACCCTAGCTGTAAACGATGCAGCtcacttgtttttgttcaaCAATGGCACCGAGCCAATTACTGTTCAGACTCTCACTGCTTGGAGTATGAATGCTCCTAAGGCCATGAACCAGGGCGAAAAATGA